In Papaver somniferum cultivar HN1 chromosome 1, ASM357369v1, whole genome shotgun sequence, a genomic segment contains:
- the LOC113286702 gene encoding pentatricopeptide repeat-containing protein At3g49710-like, producing the protein MNQMPWNHQWFRNILRTCILERNLLTGKSLQSLYIKGVVPESTYLSNHFITLYSKCGHLSSAHKAFDSILEPNVFSYNAIISAYTKESQMQIAHKLFDEIPQPDLVSWNTLISGYADSGEGRPVLGLLGRMREVGIDMDGFTLSGAIKACSEDVGLIMQIHCFGITAGLNCFVSVGNSLLTYYGKNGFLTEAKRIFDEMGFIKDVVSWNSMVVAYGQHREGSKALSLFQEMVHRGFPVDMFTLASVLTAFTCVKDLSGGVQFHAQLIKTGFYQNSHVGSSLIDLYWKCRFGSDATKVFKEILRPDLVLWNTMISGYSQSEEFPEEAVDCFRQVLRVGYLPDDCSFVCAISACSDLSSPSLGRQMHSLVVKSDIPKNKISVNNALIAMYSKCASLQDARRVFEEMSEHNNVSFNSIIAGYAQHGQGTESLLLFQRMLEAEVAPTSITFISVLSACAHTGKVEEGQHYFNLMKEKFGIEPLTQHYSCMIDLFGRAGKLNEAEKLVDAVPFDPGSIGWAALLGACRTHGNVKLGVKAANHLIQLEPDNAAPYTMLANIYGTAGKWEEYAEVRKKMRDKRVQKNPGRSWIEVNRIVHTFVAEDSSHTQIREIHKFLEEMSGKMKLAGYVPDVRWALVKDDGAREGEKEVMLGHHSEKLAVAFGLISTPDGEPLKVWKNLRICGDCHNAIKFISAIANREITVRDTYRFHCFKEGKCSCGDYW; encoded by the coding sequence atgaatcaaatgccATGGAACCATCAATGGTTTCGAAATATACTAAGAACATGTATACTAGAAAGAAATCTGTTAACTGGAAAATCTCTTCAATCTCTTTACATAAAAGGTGTTGTTCCTGAATCAACTTACTTATCTAATCATTTCATTACTCTGTACTCAAAATGTGGTCATCTTAGTTCTGCTCATAAAGCATTTGATTCAATACTAGAACCAAATGTGTTTTCATATAATGCTATTATTTCTGCTTATACAAAAGAATCGCAGATGCAGATTGCACATAAGTTGTTTGATGAGATACCTCAACCTGATCTTGTTTCATGGAATACTCTTATATCTGGTTATGCTGACTCTGGGGAGGGTAGACCTGTGCTGGGTTTGTTGGGGAGAATGCGAGAGGTGGGTATTGATATGGATGGGTTTACACTGTCTGGGGCAATTAAAGCATGTAGTGAAGATGTTGGTTTGATTATGCAAATTCATTGTTTTGGGATTACGGCGGGTTTGAACTGTTTTGTTTCGGTGGGTAATTCGTTGCTTACTTATTATGGTAAAAACGGGTTTTTAACGGAGGCGAAGCGGATTTTTGATGAGATGGGATTTATTAAAGATGTGGTTTCTTGGAATTCAATGGTTGTGGCTTACGGGCAACATAGGGAGGGATCGAAAGCTTTGAGTTTGTTTCAAGAAATGGTTCATAGAGGGTTCCCTGTGGATATGTTTACATTGGCTAGTGTTTTGACGGCATTCACTTGCGTAAAAGATTTATCTGGCGGAGTACAATTTCATGCTCAGTTGATTAAGACTGGCTTTTACCAGAATTCCCATGTTGGGAGTAGTTTAATTGATCTGTATTGGAAATGTAGGTTTGGTTCGGATGCTACCAAAGTGTTTAAAGAAATTCTGAGACCTGATTTAGTTCTGTGGAACACTATGATTTCGGGGTATTCCCAAAGTGAGGAGTTCCCAGAAGAGGCTGTGGATTGTTTTCGACAGGTACTACGTGTAGGCTACTTACCAGATGACTGTAGCTTTGTCTGTGCAATCAGTGCGTGTTCAGATTTATCATCTCCTTCTCTGGGTAGACAGATGCACTCTTTGGTAGTTAAGTCTGATATACCAAAGAATAAAATCTCAGTGAATAATGCATTAATTGCAATGTATTCGAAGTGTGCAAGTCTTCAGGATGCTAGACGAGTGTTTGAAGAGATGTCAGAGCATAATAACGTCTCATTCAATTCGATAATTGCAGGCTATGCTCAGCATGGCCAAGGAACCGAGTCATTACTTCTGTTCCAAAGAATGCTCGAAGCGGAGGTTGCACCTACGAGTATCACCTTCATATCTGTGTTATCTGCGTGTGCACATACTGGGAAAGTAGAAGAAGGTCAACATTATTTCAATTTGATGAAAGAGAAGTTCGGAATCGAACCACTGACACAGCATTACTCGTGTATGATTGATCTTTTCGGAAGAGCAGGGAAATTGAATGAAGCCGAAAAACTGGTTGATGCAGTGCCGTTTGATCCAGGCTCGATAGGTTGGGCAGCGTTGCTTGGTGCATGTAGAACACATGGGAATGTAAAGCTTGGAGTTAAAGCTGCAAACCATCTTATTCAGCTTGAACCCGACAATGCTGCTCCATATACAATGCTTGCAAACATATATGGAACTGCGGGCAAATGGGAAGAATATGCAGAAGTAAGGAAAAAGATGAGAGATAAAAGGGTGCAGAAAAATCCAGGACGTAGTTGGATAGAGGTGAACAGGATAGTTCATACGTTTGTTGCAGAAGATAGTTCACACACACAGATTAGAGAAATTCATAAATTCTTGGAAGAGATGTCAGGGAAGATGAAACTAGCTGGATATGTACCTGACGTGAGATGGGCATTGGTTAAAGATGATGGTGCAAGGGAGGGTGAGAAGGAAGTGATGTTAGGGCATCACAGTGAGAAACTTGCCGTGGCATTTGGATTGATTAGTACTCCAGATGGAGAGCCCCTAAAAGTCTGGAAGAACCTTAGGATCTGTGGAGATTGTCACAATGCTATTAAGTTCATCTCTGCCATTGCGAACAGAGAGATCACTGTTAGAGATACTTATAGATTTCATTGCTTCAAAGAAGGTAAATGTTCTTGTGGAGATTATTGGTGA